The following are from one region of the Amylibacter sp. IMCC11727 genome:
- the recN gene encoding DNA repair protein RecN, protein MLRGLYIRNMLLIDRLDLEFQSGLNVLTGETGAGKSILLDSLGFVLGWRGRADLVRKGADQGEVTAVFDIAEGHPAAAVLADHDFSIEDNELILRRTNTPDGRKTAFVNDRRVSGEVLRALSDTLVELHGQHDDRGLLNAKGHLALLDAFAGVNLGPVRKAWSAVRKAQSTLDAAKAALEEAQKDADFLRHAVKELDDLSPEAGEEVALDAKRRLMQGAERVREDIAKAANALGADAAEGAMMDAMRWLEGAADAAEGRLESPIAALSRAASELSDAQRGVEDCLQALDFNPLELEATEERLFAIRDLARKHNVLPDTLAEFADDLRTRLQAIDTGADQIVALESELAAAKDVYNGIADKLTTARAKAAGKLDKSMASELKPLKMERAVFTTEMTDVGAGPDGRDGVAFTVATNPGAPSGPIEKIASGGELSRFLLALKVCLTRQNEGVTLIFDEIDRGVGGATADAVGRRLAALAEQAQILVVTHSPQVAAQGAHQWQVSKSVTKGVTISTVAKLDVDQRTTEIARMLAGDVITPEAEAAAKALLQR, encoded by the coding sequence ATGCTGCGTGGCCTATACATCCGAAACATGCTGCTGATCGACCGATTGGACCTAGAGTTCCAGTCGGGTTTGAACGTGCTGACCGGGGAAACCGGCGCGGGTAAATCCATCCTATTGGACAGTTTGGGATTTGTTCTGGGCTGGCGGGGCCGCGCGGATTTGGTGCGTAAGGGTGCAGACCAAGGCGAAGTGACAGCGGTGTTTGATATTGCCGAGGGTCATCCTGCTGCGGCTGTGCTAGCGGATCATGATTTCAGCATTGAAGACAATGAGTTAATCCTGCGTCGAACCAACACACCTGATGGGCGTAAGACCGCATTTGTGAATGATCGCCGCGTGTCTGGTGAAGTGTTGCGCGCCTTGTCTGACACGTTGGTGGAGTTACACGGACAGCATGATGATCGCGGATTACTGAATGCCAAAGGGCATTTGGCGCTGCTGGATGCGTTTGCGGGTGTGAACCTTGGGCCTGTGCGCAAAGCGTGGTCCGCTGTGCGCAAAGCGCAAAGCACGTTGGACGCAGCAAAAGCGGCGCTGGAAGAGGCACAAAAGGACGCGGATTTTCTGCGTCATGCGGTAAAAGAACTGGACGATCTGTCGCCTGAGGCCGGTGAAGAAGTGGCGCTGGATGCAAAGCGGCGTTTGATGCAGGGCGCAGAGCGTGTGCGTGAAGACATTGCCAAGGCGGCAAATGCGCTAGGGGCCGATGCTGCCGAAGGGGCGATGATGGATGCGATGCGCTGGCTTGAAGGGGCAGCCGATGCAGCCGAGGGGCGATTAGAAAGCCCCATTGCCGCCCTGTCACGGGCAGCATCGGAATTGTCAGATGCGCAACGCGGTGTGGAAGATTGTCTGCAAGCGTTGGATTTTAACCCGCTGGAATTGGAAGCCACAGAAGAGCGATTGTTTGCGATCCGCGATCTGGCGCGTAAGCACAATGTACTGCCTGACACATTGGCGGAGTTTGCCGATGATTTGCGCACGCGATTGCAAGCCATTGATACAGGGGCGGATCAGATTGTTGCGTTGGAATCGGAATTGGCGGCGGCCAAGGATGTATATAACGGTATTGCGGATAAGTTGACGACCGCGCGGGCCAAGGCGGCAGGAAAGCTCGATAAATCAATGGCTTCGGAATTGAAACCGTTGAAAATGGAACGTGCTGTTTTCACCACTGAAATGACAGATGTGGGGGCCGGGCCAGACGGGCGCGACGGCGTTGCGTTTACCGTTGCTACGAACCCAGGGGCGCCATCTGGACCGATTGAAAAAATCGCGTCGGGTGGGGAATTATCGCGGTTTCTGTTGGCGTTGAAAGTGTGTTTAACCCGCCAAAACGAAGGTGTGACCCTGATCTTTGACGAGATTGACCGAGGCGTGGGCGGAGCCACCGCAGATGCGGTTGGGCGTCGATTGGCGGCATTGGCCGAACAGGCGCAGATTTTGGTTGTGACTCATTCCCCGCAAGTGGCCGCGCAAGGGGCGCATCAGTGGCAGGTTTCTAAATCTGTGACCAAAGGGGTTACGATTTCCACTGTTGCAAAACTGGATGTGGATCAACGCACAACGGAAATTGCGCGGATGTTGGCAGGGGATGTCATCACGCCCGAGGCCGAAGCGGCAGCCAAAGCTCTGCTTCAGCGATAG